The following are encoded together in the Notolabrus celidotus isolate fNotCel1 chromosome 9, fNotCel1.pri, whole genome shotgun sequence genome:
- the srp19 gene encoding signal recognition particle 19 kDa protein, with protein sequence MAHLTEDPAEKERFICLYPIYINSKKTLAEGRRIPAEKAVENPSCAEIRDVLTAAGLNVYVENKMHPREWNRDVQFRGRVRIQMKQTDGSLCQEKFTSRRDVMFYVAEMIPKLKTRTQKSGGGDTSSQQGEGGKKSKKKKK encoded by the exons ATGGCTCACCTCACTGAAGACCccgcagagaaagagag gttcatCTGTTTGTATCCGATCTACATCAACAGTAAGAAGACTCTGGCTGAAGGACggaggatccctgcagagaag gctGTGGAGAACCCGTCCTGCGCAGAGATCAGAGATGTCCTGACAGCCGCTGGGCTCAATGTCTACGTAGAG aaCAAGATGCACCCCAGAGAGTGGAACAGGGACGTCCAGTTCAGAGGTCGAGTCAGAATCCAGATGAAGCAGACAGACGGCAGCCTGTGTCAGGAGAAGTTTACATCCC GTAGAGACGTGATGTTCTATGTCGCGGAGATGATCCCCAAACTAAAGACGCGCACCCAGAAGAGCGGAGGAGGAGACACGAGCTCTcagcagggagagggagggaagaagagcaagaagaagaagaagtag
- the rsph14 gene encoding radial spoke head 14 homolog: MAALLIDRSRAPVAFGSRAVPQLFEELQRPEPGSRLKGLTSLCDLMHDPERVYQTVNGGFLGQLKVLLEDEDPSVRTKTCELLHVLTGHNIGRQALLCSSLLPPLSRLLDDLSSSCRRNVHRVLNRLTLLPAGAHALLSLVPKLMLKLRTQEEEKEEEEVQVLLLSTLSSCSRLDPLPALASDGVSLVGRKLAHRSTNIRREAAAAMMALSVCEDGKQQVCEEAVLPVLVELLQDRDVEVQANAAGVIMYMVIITTGKQRCLDLNVIPVLLDLLVSKSEEQEEEKDEEKRRRRKALVLYSLRALTSLAEVPDGRCILLEQLPLLVRRSEAAEEDQDVRRAAQTAVRVVTWTP, from the exons ATGGCCGCCTTATTGATAGACCGGAGCCGGGCCCCGGTGGCCTTCGGCAGCCGGGCTGTCCCGCAGCTGTtcgaggagctgcagagaccaGAGCCAGGGAGCAGACTGAAGGGTCTGACCTCCCTCTGCGACCTGATGCACGACCCGGAGCGGGTCTACCAGACCGTCAACGGGG ggtTTTTGGGGCAGCTGAAGGTTTTGTTGGAGGATGAGGATCCATCAGTCAGGACCAAAACCTGCGAACTGCTTCACGTGCTGACAGGACACAACATCGGCAG ACAggccctcctctgctcctccctcctcccccctctctctcgcCTCCTGGATGACCTCTCGTCCTCCTGCAGGAGAAACGTCCACCGAGTGCTGAACCGGCTCACTCTGCTGCCTGCAG GCGCCcacgctctcctctctctggttCCTAAACTGATGCTGAAGCTGCGgactcaggaggaggagaaggaggaggaggaggtgcaggtgCTGCTCCTCTCTACTCTCAGCTCCTGCTCCAGACTGGACCCTCTGCCGGCTCTGGCCTCTGATGGTGTCTCTCTGGTGGGACGCAAGCTCGCACACCGCTCCACGAACATCCGCAGggaggcggcggcggccatGATGGCGCTCAG TGTCTGTGAGGACGGGAAGCAGCAGGTCTGTGAGGAGGCGGTCCTCCCCGTTctggtggagctgctgcaggacagagaCGTGGAGGTTCAGGCCAACGCTGCAGGAGTCATCATGTACATGGTGATCATCACCAcag GTAAGCAGCGGTGTCTGGATCTGAACGTCATCCCCGTCCTCCTCGACCTCCTCGTGTCCAAGAgcgaggagcaggaggaagagaaggacgaggagaagaggaggaggaggaaggctcTCGTCTTGTACTCCCTGAGGGCTCTGACCTCGCTGGCTGAAGTTCCCGACGGTCGCTGCATCCTGCTGGagcagctccccctgctggtgaGGAGGAGCGAGGCCGCAGAGGAGGACCAGGACGTGAGGCGAGCGGCTCAGACCGCCGTCAGGGTCGTCACATGGACTCCCTGA